A genomic window from Natrinema sp. HArc-T2 includes:
- a CDS encoding sulfurtransferase, which translates to MQTSDIEEALMDLPPSSKFIYKTLSREGSMTLKQITEETLLCSRTARYGLTQLEDNQLIEAAPALHDGRQTCYSISHRSLGDDRTGYPEQVLVKPDSAHKRLEAFKADDPDLRLLEVSTEYDEGHVPGAIELDPRADFFDAGTRTIPSADRLENILGERGITPDSTVVLYSDGYNEFAAFVYWTLKYYRHRDVRLLNGGKYYWTENNYPLSETTPTVTPVEYEMQPPNDHIRAYRQDVQSALSEDVSIIDVRSPEEYCGEADAPARASGHIPRTVNIEWDSVVRECGRFEHQQALERPFADAGIAEDDEILVYCNVGERSALVWFALSELLGYPNVANYDGSWSEWGNLVDVPIETCDSSDP; encoded by the coding sequence ATGCAAACCTCAGACATCGAGGAGGCGCTGATGGATCTCCCGCCGAGTTCGAAGTTCATTTATAAAACACTGTCACGGGAGGGGTCGATGACGCTCAAGCAGATCACGGAGGAGACGCTGCTCTGTTCGCGGACGGCGCGATATGGGCTCACCCAACTCGAGGACAATCAACTGATCGAGGCCGCACCGGCGCTCCACGACGGGCGACAGACCTGTTACAGTATCAGCCACCGATCGCTCGGAGACGATCGCACCGGGTATCCGGAACAGGTCCTCGTCAAGCCCGACAGCGCGCACAAGCGGCTCGAGGCGTTCAAAGCGGACGATCCCGACCTCCGGCTACTCGAGGTCTCGACCGAGTACGACGAGGGCCACGTCCCGGGTGCCATCGAACTCGACCCACGGGCCGACTTCTTCGATGCTGGCACGCGGACGATTCCCAGCGCCGACCGGCTCGAGAACATCTTGGGCGAACGCGGGATCACGCCCGACAGCACGGTCGTCCTCTACAGTGACGGCTACAACGAGTTCGCGGCGTTCGTCTACTGGACGCTCAAGTACTACCGCCACCGGGACGTCCGGCTGCTCAACGGGGGCAAATACTACTGGACCGAGAACAACTACCCGCTGTCGGAGACGACTCCGACCGTCACCCCTGTCGAGTACGAGATGCAACCGCCGAACGATCACATCCGCGCGTACCGTCAGGACGTCCAGAGCGCGCTCTCGGAGGACGTCTCCATCATCGACGTTCGGTCGCCCGAAGAGTACTGTGGCGAGGCCGATGCACCCGCGCGTGCAAGCGGACACATTCCCCGAACCGTCAACATCGAGTGGGACAGCGTCGTTCGCGAGTGTGGCCGATTCGAGCACCAGCAGGCCCTCGAGCGACCGTTTGCCGACGCCGGGATCGCCGAAGACGACGAAATCCTCGTCTACTGTAACGTCGGCGAACGCTCGGCACTGGTCTGGTTTGCACTCTCTGAGTTACTCGGCTATCCGAACGTCGCAAACTACGATGGCTCCTGGTCCGAGTGGGGAAATCTCGTCGATGTCCCAATCGAAACCTGCGACTCGAGCGACCCGTAA
- a CDS encoding NAD(P)/FAD-dependent oxidoreductase, with product MDHIVVLGAGVGGTMTANMLRRRLDRSEAEISIVDKSTEHAYQPSFYLLPFEYMEPEDQFRDVRGLLQDGIEFVHSAVTGIDPDTKTVALEDGDLSYDYLVVALGHRLAPETTPGMLEGWEETDSVYPFYHFEAAMQLRDALKDFDGGTFVVSVPDTSIKCGGAPLKMTMLAEDYFRRQGIRDDVDVVMTKGSDAVFGVSPYREKLEEIWADRDIEANLNFTVDEIDHEAQVIHSEEGETQEYDLYAPVPPQYGQPALTENSPLTEADTENDGEYVAVDEHTLQHVEYEDIFALGDGCSTPNAKTAAAARKQAHVVLDNLTAHMADKRQTAKYKGYAACPLLTKKGKAMVAEFDYENSISAPVESRMNWIMDVNILPSFYWDTWLRGYDPLP from the coding sequence ATGGACCATATAGTCGTGCTTGGTGCTGGCGTCGGCGGCACGATGACCGCCAACATGCTCCGCCGTCGATTGGACCGATCCGAGGCGGAGATCAGCATCGTGGACAAGAGTACAGAACACGCGTATCAGCCCTCGTTCTATCTGCTGCCGTTCGAGTATATGGAGCCGGAGGACCAGTTCCGGGACGTCCGCGGACTCCTCCAGGACGGCATCGAATTCGTGCACTCTGCAGTGACGGGGATCGACCCCGACACAAAGACCGTCGCACTCGAGGACGGCGACCTGTCGTATGACTATCTCGTCGTCGCGCTGGGTCATCGGCTCGCACCCGAGACGACGCCCGGCATGCTCGAGGGCTGGGAGGAGACCGACTCGGTCTACCCGTTCTATCACTTCGAGGCCGCGATGCAGTTGCGAGACGCGCTCAAGGACTTCGACGGCGGCACGTTCGTCGTCTCGGTCCCCGACACGTCGATCAAGTGCGGCGGCGCGCCGCTGAAGATGACGATGCTCGCGGAGGACTACTTCCGGCGACAGGGTATCCGCGACGATGTCGACGTCGTCATGACCAAGGGCAGCGACGCCGTCTTCGGCGTCTCGCCCTACCGCGAGAAACTCGAGGAGATCTGGGCCGACCGCGACATCGAGGCCAACCTGAACTTCACGGTCGACGAGATCGACCACGAGGCGCAGGTGATCCACTCCGAAGAGGGAGAGACCCAGGAGTACGACCTCTACGCGCCCGTCCCGCCACAGTACGGCCAGCCGGCGCTCACCGAGAATTCGCCGCTGACTGAGGCTGACACCGAAAACGACGGCGAATATGTCGCTGTCGATGAACACACTCTCCAGCACGTCGAGTACGAGGACATCTTCGCACTCGGTGACGGCTGTAGTACACCGAACGCCAAGACGGCCGCCGCGGCGCGCAAACAGGCCCACGTCGTCCTCGACAACCTCACCGCACACATGGCGGACAAACGCCAGACCGCGAAATACAAGGGCTACGCTGCCTGTCCGCTGCTGACGAAGAAGGGCAAGGCGATGGTCGCCGAGTTCGATTACGAGAACAGCATCTCCGCGCCCGTCGAGAGTCGGATGAACTGGATCATGGACGTCAACATCCTGCCCAGTTTCTACTGGGACACCTGGCTGCGCGGCTACGACCCACTCCCATAA
- the cydB gene encoding cytochrome d ubiquinol oxidase subunit II, whose product MTDPLFATPSLALADGPLFGLPLEELWFGLVFVVFGTFLFLDGFDFGVGALFATRTSESEREQLLAAIGPFWDGNEVWLVVFGGMLFAVFPSVYATLFSRHYLLMFAILGALIVRGLAPEMYEQRHDEDWQRWWGRAFVVGSVASPFFLGVFAGNWLFGVEGIASVASLLIGLAVVALTIVDGAAYLGLKTRGDIPLETRPLGHLAQVAYLLLAVAALVVGGRSAPHVTILSVPTLGLLGLTVLLAGIHVVAGWAGRPYLAFAAVAGQVYGLVALIATLLFPQIDPVTDLTVADAIVSTLPLNLTTIGAAILLPLVASYFVVLYSAFSGPVDDETSYA is encoded by the coding sequence ATGACTGACCCATTGTTCGCGACGCCGTCGCTAGCGCTTGCCGATGGGCCACTCTTCGGGTTGCCGCTCGAGGAACTCTGGTTCGGGCTGGTGTTCGTCGTCTTCGGGACCTTCCTGTTTCTCGACGGATTCGACTTCGGCGTGGGCGCGCTGTTTGCCACGCGGACGTCCGAATCCGAGCGCGAGCAGTTGCTGGCCGCGATCGGCCCGTTCTGGGACGGCAACGAGGTGTGGCTGGTCGTCTTCGGCGGCATGCTGTTCGCCGTCTTTCCGTCGGTGTACGCGACGCTGTTCAGTCGCCATTACTTGCTGATGTTCGCGATCCTCGGCGCGCTCATCGTGCGCGGGCTCGCCCCCGAGATGTACGAACAGCGCCACGACGAGGACTGGCAGCGCTGGTGGGGCCGGGCCTTCGTCGTCGGGAGCGTCGCGTCGCCGTTCTTCCTCGGCGTCTTCGCCGGCAACTGGCTGTTCGGCGTCGAGGGCATCGCCTCGGTCGCGAGCCTGTTGATCGGACTGGCCGTCGTCGCGCTCACTATCGTCGACGGCGCGGCCTATCTCGGACTGAAAACGCGGGGTGACATCCCTCTCGAGACGCGACCGCTCGGCCACCTCGCACAGGTCGCCTACCTCCTGCTGGCGGTCGCTGCACTGGTCGTCGGGGGTCGGTCGGCACCGCACGTGACGATCCTCTCGGTGCCAACCCTCGGCTTGCTCGGACTGACGGTGCTGCTGGCCGGCATTCACGTGGTCGCCGGCTGGGCCGGTCGTCCCTATCTGGCATTCGCTGCCGTCGCAGGGCAGGTCTACGGACTCGTCGCGCTCATCGCGACGCTTTTGTTCCCGCAGATCGATCCGGTGACCGACCTCACGGTCGCCGATGCGATCGTATCGACGCTACCGCTGAATCTCACGACGATCGGCGCAGCCATCCTGTTGCCGCTGGTCGCGTCGTACTTCGTCGTGCTCTATTCTGCGTTCAGCGGGCCCGTCGACGACGAGACATCGTACGCGTAG
- a CDS encoding peroxiredoxin, translated as MTQPLDSTDEPTDVPGIGDTFPELTVETSMGEVSLPDDYEGQWLVLFSHPGDFTPVCTSEFVAFQQRSDEFEDLNAELLGLSVDRVHSHIKWTEWIAENLDVDIQFPIIADDQGAVAQRLGMLHPGAGTATVRTVFIIDPEGTVRLRLTYPMEIGRNIDEILRSLRALQKSDDDGVAAPADWPNNEKFGDQVLLSPPGTEADAKARKADAADDDDLNYYDWWFVTRDQ; from the coding sequence ATGACGCAACCACTCGATTCCACGGACGAACCGACTGACGTACCCGGCATCGGTGATACGTTCCCCGAGCTGACGGTCGAGACGAGTATGGGCGAAGTCTCACTCCCCGACGACTACGAGGGGCAGTGGCTCGTCCTGTTCAGTCACCCCGGTGACTTCACGCCAGTCTGTACGTCGGAGTTCGTCGCCTTCCAGCAGCGGTCCGACGAGTTCGAGGACCTGAACGCCGAACTGCTCGGCCTGTCGGTCGACCGCGTCCACTCACACATCAAGTGGACGGAGTGGATCGCCGAGAACCTCGATGTCGACATTCAGTTCCCCATCATCGCCGACGATCAGGGGGCAGTCGCCCAGCGACTCGGCATGCTCCACCCCGGCGCAGGGACGGCAACCGTCCGCACTGTCTTCATCATCGACCCCGAGGGAACGGTTCGGCTCCGTCTGACCTACCCGATGGAGATCGGTCGCAACATCGACGAAATCCTCCGGTCGCTGCGTGCGCTCCAGAAGAGCGACGACGACGGCGTCGCCGCTCCTGCCGACTGGCCGAACAACGAGAAGTTCGGTGACCAAGTCCTCCTGTCGCCGCCGGGCACCGAAGCGGACGCCAAAGCGCGCAAGGCCGACGCTGCCGACGACGACGACCTGAACTACTACGACTGGTGGTTCGTCACCCGCGACCAGTAA
- a CDS encoding rhodanese-like domain-containing protein — protein MVETITADALRDMIDADEEFVLFDTRSPDSFEDWHIAGAENVEYSGSDDELVGEFDEDALDADDTVVTICATGRSAGCFAEYLEDEGHVDEVKTVDNGMEAWSMVYDIVPIATENDDLVIVQLQRRSKGCLGYLVGSKRAGEAALVDVTRATDEFLEAASERGLEVTHVLDTHIHADHISRGRQLADTLGVPYHLGAPAETRDPQFEFNPIEPNDVVELGDVEIKAVHTPGHTTGMTSYLVDNEALLTGDTLFVESIGRTELQFADKDARDGARVQYETLHNVIMTEPNDVKILPGHFSVTNDGEYIDVTPGQPMFSTVGYLWENNEILRMAEDDFVEHMFDNLPSKPPNYEQVIATNAGEYEPEDEDEETELELGPNRCAATSDSAVADD, from the coding sequence ATGGTCGAGACAATCACGGCTGACGCGTTGCGAGACATGATCGATGCCGACGAGGAGTTCGTTCTTTTCGATACCAGATCTCCTGACAGTTTCGAGGACTGGCATATTGCCGGTGCCGAGAACGTCGAGTATTCCGGAAGCGACGACGAACTCGTCGGCGAGTTCGACGAAGACGCCCTCGACGCTGACGATACCGTCGTCACGATCTGTGCGACGGGTCGCTCCGCAGGCTGTTTCGCGGAGTATCTCGAGGACGAGGGACACGTTGACGAGGTCAAGACCGTCGATAACGGCATGGAGGCCTGGAGTATGGTCTACGACATCGTGCCAATCGCCACGGAAAACGACGACCTCGTCATCGTCCAGCTCCAGCGTCGCTCGAAGGGCTGCCTGGGTTACCTCGTCGGTTCGAAACGCGCCGGCGAAGCCGCACTCGTCGACGTCACTCGCGCCACCGACGAGTTCCTCGAGGCCGCAAGCGAACGCGGGCTCGAAGTGACTCACGTACTCGACACGCACATCCACGCCGACCACATCTCGCGTGGTCGCCAACTCGCCGACACGCTCGGCGTGCCCTACCACCTCGGCGCACCCGCCGAGACCCGGGACCCGCAGTTCGAGTTCAATCCCATCGAGCCCAACGATGTCGTCGAACTCGGCGATGTCGAGATCAAGGCCGTTCATACGCCGGGCCACACGACGGGGATGACCTCCTATCTCGTCGACAACGAGGCGCTGCTGACCGGTGACACGCTGTTCGTCGAATCCATCGGTCGCACCGAACTCCAGTTCGCGGACAAGGACGCCCGCGACGGCGCTCGCGTCCAGTACGAGACGCTTCACAACGTCATCATGACCGAGCCCAACGACGTGAAGATCCTGCCGGGGCACTTCTCGGTCACCAACGATGGCGAGTACATCGACGTGACACCCGGCCAGCCGATGTTCTCGACCGTCGGCTACCTCTGGGAGAACAACGAGATCCTCCGCATGGCTGAAGACGACTTCGTCGAGCACATGTTCGATAACCTGCCGTCGAAGCCGCCGAACTACGAGCAGGTCATCGCGACCAACGCCGGCGAGTACGAACCCGAAGACGAAGACGAAGAAACCGAACTCGAGCTCGGTCCGAACCGCTGTGCCGCCACGTCCGATAGCGCCGTCGCCGACGACTGA
- a CDS encoding DUF1641 domain-containing protein, translating to MASNERSLDADGTLSDETELARAIEENEAELAELLQLLTVAEELAADLTPELRETVRENREPIRELRMAFEREETLVLLQKVGEESDTLIELLDILAVSKELSDDLVPELQVAIRENREVIERVRLALESEETIILLEKLGDNTDTLAELLDLLDATHELAMDLTPELRDVAQDNRNVIRDLRMAAAGFADAHEDADVDMYELGRNAGNMIALVETMGDPQFTNVVDASIEGLTQDDPEPVGLIGLTKALFDADVRRALGRLLAAARALGSASLEESDQRER from the coding sequence ATGGCGAGCAACGAACGATCCCTCGACGCCGACGGCACGCTCAGCGACGAAACCGAACTGGCCCGCGCGATCGAGGAAAACGAAGCGGAGCTCGCGGAACTGCTCCAGTTGCTCACGGTCGCGGAGGAACTCGCCGCGGACCTAACGCCGGAACTCCGCGAGACCGTTCGTGAGAACCGCGAGCCAATCCGTGAGCTACGGATGGCCTTTGAGCGTGAGGAGACGCTGGTCCTCTTGCAGAAAGTCGGCGAGGAATCGGACACGCTCATCGAACTGCTGGACATCCTCGCGGTCTCGAAAGAGCTGTCCGACGACCTCGTTCCGGAACTGCAGGTTGCGATTCGCGAGAACCGCGAGGTCATCGAGCGCGTTCGACTCGCCTTAGAGAGCGAGGAGACGATCATCCTCCTCGAGAAACTCGGTGACAACACCGACACGCTCGCGGAGCTGCTCGACTTGCTCGATGCGACCCACGAGCTGGCGATGGATCTGACCCCGGAACTGCGGGATGTCGCCCAGGACAACCGGAACGTCATCCGCGATCTCCGGATGGCCGCGGCGGGCTTTGCGGACGCCCACGAGGACGCCGACGTCGACATGTACGAGCTCGGGCGGAACGCGGGCAACATGATCGCGCTCGTCGAGACGATGGGCGATCCGCAGTTTACCAACGTCGTCGATGCCTCGATCGAAGGGCTCACACAGGACGACCCCGAACCGGTCGGCCTGATCGGGCTCACCAAGGCACTGTTCGACGCCGACGTTCGGCGCGCACTTGGACGGCTTCTTGCAGCGGCGCGTGCGCTCGGCAGCGCCTCACTCGAGGAGTCAGATCAGCGAGAGCGATAG
- a CDS encoding cytochrome ubiquinol oxidase subunit I: MIDPVIASRLQFAVTTIVHIIFPVMSMGLAPFLIYFTWKEIRTGEQVYEQLRTFWTKIFAISFVVGTVTGIVLEFEFGTNFAAFSTAAGELFGGPLALEGMMAFMLEATFLGIFVFGRDRVGDRLYMLSSVLVGLGTWLSAVWILVANSWMQTPRGYEMATKNGQPIVTLVDPIAAYANPRFPWMFVHMQNAAVLSVALFLTGVAAYFVWTNRDTEFWRMTMKIGLAVLLVTAPFQAIHGDAYGRHVADTQPQKFAAMEAQYETDSGVGLKLLAVPTSLSDITDPHADDLFVIEIPFVASLLASGSDPGATITGLNDIDSESPPVAIVFWAFRAMVGLGTWFILLAFWGGYRWYQGTLFDDDLLAKAFIGSSVLGIFTVELGWIVTEVGRQPWVIQGVMKTHAGVSSSLSGTEALATLVGFVGVYTALLVLYWYVVVRLIRTEAPTRPPTPKRETTVPEEVFPSDD, translated from the coding sequence ATGATCGATCCAGTCATCGCCAGCAGACTTCAGTTTGCGGTGACGACGATAGTCCACATCATCTTCCCCGTCATGAGCATGGGGCTTGCGCCCTTTCTCATCTACTTCACGTGGAAGGAGATACGGACAGGCGAACAGGTATACGAACAACTCCGCACCTTCTGGACGAAGATATTCGCTATCTCCTTTGTCGTCGGCACCGTCACGGGGATCGTCCTCGAGTTCGAGTTCGGCACGAACTTCGCGGCGTTTTCGACAGCCGCCGGCGAACTCTTCGGCGGTCCGCTTGCCCTCGAGGGGATGATGGCGTTCATGCTCGAGGCGACGTTCCTCGGCATCTTCGTCTTCGGGCGTGACCGCGTTGGCGATCGGCTCTACATGCTCTCGAGCGTGCTCGTCGGACTCGGGACGTGGCTCTCGGCGGTCTGGATTCTGGTCGCTAACTCGTGGATGCAGACGCCCCGTGGCTACGAGATGGCGACGAAAAACGGCCAGCCGATCGTCACGCTCGTGGACCCGATCGCGGCCTACGCCAACCCGCGCTTCCCGTGGATGTTCGTCCACATGCAGAACGCAGCGGTTCTGTCGGTTGCGCTGTTTCTGACCGGCGTTGCCGCTTACTTCGTCTGGACGAACCGCGACACCGAGTTCTGGCGCATGACGATGAAGATCGGCCTCGCAGTCCTGCTCGTCACCGCCCCGTTTCAGGCGATCCACGGCGACGCCTACGGTCGACACGTCGCGGACACACAGCCACAGAAGTTCGCCGCGATGGAAGCACAGTACGAGACCGACTCCGGTGTCGGACTGAAGCTGCTGGCGGTTCCGACGAGCCTGAGCGACATCACCGATCCACACGCTGACGACCTCTTCGTCATCGAGATTCCGTTCGTCGCATCGCTGCTTGCAAGCGGCAGTGATCCCGGGGCGACGATAACCGGGCTGAACGATATTGACTCCGAAAGTCCACCGGTCGCCATCGTCTTCTGGGCGTTCCGGGCGATGGTTGGGCTCGGAACGTGGTTCATCCTGCTGGCGTTCTGGGGCGGCTACCGATGGTACCAGGGCACCCTGTTCGATGACGATCTGCTAGCGAAAGCGTTCATAGGATCGTCGGTACTGGGCATCTTCACCGTCGAACTGGGCTGGATCGTCACCGAGGTGGGCCGTCAGCCCTGGGTCATACAGGGCGTGATGAAGACGCATGCGGGCGTTTCGTCGTCACTGAGCGGAACGGAAGCGCTCGCTACACTCGTCGGCTTCGTCGGGGTGTATACGGCGTTGCTCGTCCTCTACTGGTACGTCGTGGTCCGACTCATCCGCACGGAGGCACCGACCCGGCCACCCACGCCGAAACGCGAAACGACTGTTCCCGAGGAGGTCTTCCCGAGCGATGACTGA
- a CDS encoding GNAT family N-acetyltransferase, with product MEYELLGWPPDGPKLRLDYKRFSYAGKFVMTNTGKAVARSADGKIAAAVAFNEDRTDADTLWLRYVTVDRDQRGEGIGPQLCRLVRDRALERGYDRLRIAVNNPFAYEALYRTGFAYTGKTTGIAELVLEYPTPNDDTDWGDRERYQAGLAEFRERDLSDDETAFLDARRDSEPPAREIRDE from the coding sequence GTGGAGTACGAACTGCTCGGCTGGCCGCCAGATGGCCCCAAACTCCGACTCGATTATAAGCGATTCAGCTACGCCGGCAAGTTCGTCATGACGAACACCGGCAAGGCGGTGGCACGGTCGGCGGACGGCAAAATTGCCGCCGCAGTCGCGTTCAACGAGGATCGGACCGACGCGGATACCCTGTGGCTGCGCTATGTGACCGTCGACCGCGACCAGCGCGGCGAGGGGATCGGTCCCCAACTCTGCCGGCTAGTCCGTGATCGCGCCCTCGAACGGGGCTACGACCGGCTTCGGATCGCCGTCAACAACCCCTTCGCTTACGAAGCGCTCTACCGAACTGGCTTCGCGTACACCGGTAAGACGACAGGAATCGCCGAACTCGTCCTCGAGTATCCGACGCCGAACGACGACACCGACTGGGGCGACCGCGAGCGCTATCAGGCCGGTCTCGCGGAGTTTCGCGAGCGTGATCTCTCCGACGACGAAACGGCATTTCTCGACGCGCGGCGTGACAGCGAGCCGCCGGCCCGCGAGATACGTGACGAGTGA
- the fen gene encoding flap endonuclease-1: MGNAALRDIAVIEEIPFADIEGVVAVDAHNWLYRYLTTTVKWTNSETYTTADGTEVANLVGIVQGLPKFFENDVTPVMVFDGGPSELKDDEIESRREQRRSYEEQLETAREEGDAVAIAQLESRTQRLTPTIQETSRELLRLLDVPIVEAPAEGEAQAAHMVKRGDADYVGSEDYDALLFGAPLTLRQLTSKGNPELMDLEATLAHHDLTLEQLIDAAILIGTDFNEGVSGIGPKTALSEIADHGDLWSVLEARGDHIEHGDRVRQLFRDPNVTDDYEFETTLEPDLKAAREFVTDEWEVDADEVARGFERIEESVTQTGLDRWT; encoded by the coding sequence ATGGGAAACGCTGCACTCCGGGACATCGCCGTCATCGAGGAGATTCCCTTCGCAGACATCGAGGGCGTCGTCGCCGTCGACGCACACAACTGGCTCTACCGCTATCTGACGACGACGGTCAAGTGGACCAACAGCGAGACGTATACGACCGCGGACGGCACCGAAGTCGCCAACCTCGTCGGCATCGTCCAAGGGCTTCCCAAGTTCTTCGAGAACGACGTGACGCCGGTGATGGTCTTCGACGGCGGTCCCTCCGAGCTCAAAGACGACGAGATCGAATCCCGCCGCGAGCAACGCCGCAGCTACGAGGAGCAACTCGAGACTGCCCGCGAGGAAGGCGATGCAGTCGCGATCGCCCAACTCGAGTCCCGAACGCAACGGCTGACGCCGACGATCCAGGAGACCAGCCGTGAACTGCTCCGACTGCTGGACGTGCCGATCGTCGAAGCCCCCGCGGAAGGAGAAGCCCAGGCCGCCCACATGGTCAAACGCGGCGACGCCGACTACGTCGGCTCGGAGGACTACGACGCCTTGCTCTTTGGCGCGCCGCTGACCCTTCGCCAGCTCACGAGCAAGGGCAATCCCGAACTGATGGACCTCGAGGCCACCCTCGCACACCACGACCTCACGCTCGAGCAGTTGATCGACGCGGCGATCCTCATCGGGACGGACTTCAACGAGGGCGTCTCCGGAATCGGCCCCAAGACGGCGCTCTCCGAAATCGCCGACCACGGCGACCTCTGGAGCGTCCTCGAGGCCCGCGGCGACCACATCGAACACGGCGACCGTGTGAGACAGTTGTTCCGCGACCCCAACGTGACCGACGACTACGAGTTCGAGACAACGCTCGAGCCAGATCTCAAAGCGGCCCGCGAGTTCGTCACCGACGAGTGGGAAGTCGACGCCGACGAGGTGGCACGCGGCTTCGAGCGCATCGAGGAGAGTGTCACCCAGACAGGGCTGGATCGCTGGACGTAA
- a CDS encoding carboxymuconolactone decarboxylase family protein: MTDTGDVSAEFQKKTFTIRSLSIGIARFVHNIPRLVRAKRADRVSDQFAEKIMLAVTAVNECQYCTRYHTDLARETGMDQETITKLLESDIGSAVDDDEQPALVFAQQYAETDENPGRDARNALRETYGRETAADVLAFVRAIYFGNLLGNSYDAVRLALARRVHAGRQCLRSASTRISRVVERLRERCPV; encoded by the coding sequence ATGACGGATACAGGTGATGTCTCTGCTGAATTCCAGAAGAAGACGTTCACGATCCGGTCGCTCTCGATTGGTATTGCTCGATTTGTTCATAACATCCCACGGCTCGTTCGTGCTAAACGCGCCGACAGGGTCAGCGACCAGTTCGCAGAGAAGATCATGTTAGCGGTCACGGCAGTCAACGAGTGTCAGTACTGTACCCGGTACCACACCGATCTCGCACGCGAAACCGGCATGGATCAGGAGACGATCACGAAACTCCTCGAGAGCGATATCGGATCGGCAGTCGACGACGATGAGCAGCCTGCGCTTGTGTTTGCCCAGCAGTACGCAGAGACGGACGAGAACCCGGGCCGAGACGCACGGAACGCGTTGCGAGAGACGTATGGTCGGGAAACGGCTGCAGACGTTCTCGCGTTCGTCCGTGCGATCTACTTCGGGAACCTGCTGGGCAACTCTTACGATGCGGTCCGGCTTGCACTCGCGCGGCGTGTACACGCGGGACGACAGTGCCTTCGGTCAGCGTCGACCCGAATCAGTCGTGTCGTCGAACGGCTGCGCGAGCGGTGTCCAGTATAG
- the mvaD gene encoding phosphomevalonate decarboxylase MvaD, protein MKATAMAHPIQGLVKYHGMRDDIKRFPYHDSISLCTAPSHTRTTVEFSMDYDEDTFIVDGEELDGRAYERVEAVVEKARSKSDAAHTVYPVRLESENSFPSNVGLGSSSSGFAAAAMALAEAAELDASRQEISTIARVGSASSARAVTGAFSQLYTGLNDEDCHSERIPSDLHENLKIVVGLVPYHKETEDAHREAADSHMFQARNAHIHGQIAEMRDALRDNDFERTFELAEQDSLSLAATTMTGPSGWVYWQPATLAIFNTVRELREEEDIPVYFSTDTGASVYVNTTEEYAERVEEAVADCGVSTTIWDVGGPAKLLDEDQHLF, encoded by the coding sequence ATGAAAGCCACGGCCATGGCCCACCCCATTCAGGGGTTAGTCAAGTATCACGGGATGCGCGACGACATCAAACGGTTCCCGTATCACGACAGTATCAGCCTCTGTACGGCCCCAAGCCACACGCGGACGACCGTCGAGTTCTCCATGGACTACGACGAGGACACGTTCATCGTCGACGGCGAGGAACTCGATGGCCGCGCGTACGAACGCGTCGAGGCCGTCGTCGAGAAGGCACGCTCGAAATCCGACGCCGCCCACACGGTATACCCGGTGCGCCTCGAGAGCGAGAACAGCTTCCCCTCGAACGTCGGACTGGGCTCGTCCTCGTCGGGCTTTGCGGCCGCTGCGATGGCACTGGCCGAAGCGGCGGAACTCGACGCCTCGCGACAGGAAATCTCGACGATCGCTCGAGTCGGCTCGGCCTCGTCCGCTCGAGCGGTCACCGGCGCGTTCTCCCAACTCTACACTGGGCTCAACGACGAAGATTGTCACTCCGAGCGGATTCCGTCCGACCTCCACGAGAATCTCAAAATCGTCGTCGGACTCGTCCCCTACCACAAAGAGACCGAGGACGCCCACCGCGAGGCCGCCGACAGCCACATGTTCCAGGCGCGCAACGCCCACATCCACGGTCAGATCGCCGAGATGCGCGATGCGCTTCGGGACAACGACTTCGAACGTACGTTCGAACTCGCCGAACAGGATTCGTTGTCGCTTGCGGCAACTACGATGACCGGCCCTTCAGGTTGGGTCTACTGGCAGCCCGCGACCCTCGCGATCTTCAACACGGTTCGTGAACTCCGCGAGGAAGAGGACATCCCCGTCTACTTCTCGACCGACACCGGGGCCAGCGTCTACGTCAACACCACCGAAGAGTACGCCGAGCGAGTCGAGGAAGCCGTCGCCGACTGTGGCGTCTCCACGACCATCTGGGACGTCGGCGGGCCCGCGAAGCTGCTGGACGAGGATCAGCACCTCTTCTAA